The Vulcanimicrobium alpinum sequence TGACGCGCGCCGCCGAAGCGCTCTACCTCGCGCAGTCGGCCGTCTCGACGCACGTTGCCACCCTGTCGTCACACGCGGGTGGCCCGCTGTTCGAACGCCGTGACGGAAAGCTGGTCCCGACGCCGCTCGGCCGGATCCTGTACGACGAGGCGTGCGAGATCTTGGCGTGGGTGAGCGCATTGGAACACCGGCTGCGCGAGGCGATCGCCGCGGATTCGCGGCGCATCGCGGTGTCGTGCACGCGGACAGTGTGCGAGACGTCGGTCGCCCGGATCGTCTCGCTCTTCGCCCGAGCCCATCCGGGCCTTCCCTTGGGGATTACGAGCGGTACGGTTAAGGACGCGGAGATGCGTCTGCGCACCGGCGAAAGCCACGTCGCGCTCGTCGAGGGCGACGTCGAGATGCGAGGCGCTCAGCTCGCGCCGTTTCATATCGACCGGCTTCTGGTGGCCGTACCGGCGCGTCACGCGCTCGCAGGCCGCACGACGGTCACGCTCGACGAGGTTGCTCGGTATCCGTTCGTGTTGCGCGATCGAACGTCCGGGACGCGGCTGTTGATCGAGCAGCGCTTGGGCCGCCGTTTCAAACGGCTTGAGATCGCATTCGAGCTCGAGGGGAACGCGGAAGTGGTCTCGTGCGTGGAAGCGGGCATCGGTCTCGCGCTCCTGTCCGAAACTGCCGTGTCCGGCGCGCTGGCGCTTGGGACCGTCGCCACGATCGCGCTTGCGGACATCGATCTCTCGCGCACGTTTCACGTTGCAATCCCGAGAGACCGTACGATTCCGGAAGGCGCCGCGTGCTTCGCGGACTGGCTTACGAGCCGCTACGCGAAGGCTCGTCAAGATCTCGTATCCGCGTAGCCATCGGTGTCGCCGCCGGTCTATCTCGATTTTCGATGGCGGCCATCATATTTCTCAATGCCCGTTCGCGAGGCAGCGGTCCGTGCCGCAGCCAACGACACCCGACGAATGTCGCATGCGAAGTTTCGAGCAATCACATGCCTGGTTGCTTTTTTCGCCGTCGTGCTGATGTCTGGCGCTAAAGCCGCTGTCTCGTTACCGGCGCGCGACCAATTGGTCATGTTCGAGCAGGAAGGCTGCCCGTACTGCGCCGCGTGGAACCGAGATGTCGGCAATGTGTATTCGAAAAGCGACGAAGGGAAAGCGTTTCCGCTTCGCCGGGTCGACATCCATCACACTCGCCCCGCCGATCTCCGGGCCGTCGGCAGCGTGCGGTTCACGCCGACGTTCGTCGTGATGCATTGCGGCCGCGAGTTCGCTCGAATCACGGGATACCTCGGCAACGAACAGTTCTGGGGGCTTCTCGACCAAAGCGTCCGTTCGATCAAGGAGTCGTCGGCGTGCGCTTCGTGAACGGAATCGCGCGTTCGTGGAAGGTGGTCGTTCCGGCCGTGGGGCTGTCGCTGACGCCGATTTGGGGCGCGGTTGCACAGCCCGCGCCGGACACGACGCCCGCACCGATCGTCTCGTATCGCGTCGTTGCCGACGGCGTCCCCGAGTCGCTCACGGGACGGCCGGGCGACCCGGTCGAGGGCCGTAAGGTCGTCGAAGACCGCAAACTCGGCAACTGTCTGAGCTGTCATGCGTTCCCGTTTGCCGCCGAGGACCCGGGCAACATCGGGCCGGATTTGCAAGGCGTCGGCGCGCGGCTCAGCCCCGCCGAATTGCGGTTGCGGGTGGTAAACATGAAAGTTCTCGACCCGCAGACGATCATGCCCGCGTACTACCGCGTCGCCGGCTTGCGCGACGTCGGCAAGGCGTTCGGCGGCAAGCCGATTCTCACCGCCCAACAAGTCGAGGACGTCGTTGCGTTCCTCGCAAGCACCAAATCGACGGGAGCCAAGCGATGACCGATCCATCTTTAAGCAGGCGCGGTGCGATCGCGCTGGCAAGCCGCGGCTGCGTTATCGCGCTCGCCGCGTGCCTATTCCCCACAGAGGCCTGGGCGTCGCCGAGCGAAGCGAAAGCCTTGCTGGCGACCCTCGGCCCGGGCGCGCTTCAGCCTGGGAAGGTGACGATCGGGGCCCCCGAGATCGCGGAGAACGGCAACACGGTTCCGATCATGATCGACGTCGACAGCCCGATGACCGACGCGAGCTACGTCAAGACGATCATGATGGTCGCCGACGGAAACCCGCTGCCCGGCGTCGCGCGCTTCGAGCTCTCGCCGGCGAACGGCCGCGCGCACGTGGAGTTCCGCATCCGGCTCGCGCAGACGCAAAACATTACCGCGGTCGCGCTCATGAGCGACGGCACGATGTGGACCGCGACGAAAAACGTCAAGGTCACCATCGGCGGCTGCGGCGGATAGAGAGGAAACGGCAATGGCTTCAAACGTCGAATCGCGCCTACGCGTGCCCACCACCGCGAAAAAGGGCGACATCATCGACATCAAGACGCTGATCTCGCATCCGATGGTATCGGGCCAAGCGAAAGACGCCGCCGGCAAGATCATCCCGCGCGACATCATCAATACGTTCACGTGCACGTTCAACGGCAAGCAAGTGTTCGCGATGAAGCTCGAACCGGCCATATCCGCTAACCCGTTCATCTCGTTCCCCGTCAAGATGACCCAGGACGGTACGTTCGACTTTCAATGGGTCGACGACAACGGCCAGGTCTACAAAGACTCCGCCAAAGTCACCGTGACGTGAGCCTGCGACCAGGCGTCCTGCCGGCGGCTGCCGCGACCGCGTTTGCACTCACGATGGTCTTCGGCATCGCATTGCTCGTGCGTTCGCAGACGCAGGGCGATCTGGGGAAGTACACCGTCGGCAACAAGAAGTCGGGCTACGTCTACGCGACACCGCAGACGCGGGCGATGCAAGATGATGACTTCCAGAACCCCGGATTCTTATGGATCGACAAGGGTAAGGCGCTGTGGAACAGTGTCGACGGCGGCGCAGGAAAGTCGTGCGCGTCCTGCCACAACGCCGCGGAAATCTCGATGAAAGGCGTCGGTGCGAGCTATCCCAAGTATGACGCAAAGGCCGGTCACGTCATCGACATCGAGCAGCGCATCGGCATGGAACGCGAGCGCATGGGCGCCGCGCCGTGGGCGTGGGAGTCGGAGCAGTTGCTGGCGATGACCGCATATCTTAAGCTGCAGTCCCGCGGCATGCCCGTGGACGTATCGAGCGACGGGCCGGCGCATGGGGCATGGCAACAGGGAAAAACGTTCTACGAGACGCGGCGCGGCCAGCTCGACATGGCGTGCGCGCAGTGCCACGTGCAGA is a genomic window containing:
- a CDS encoding LysR family transcriptional regulator, with amino-acid sequence MDRSRRDDLASSLNCALLRTFTCVAELGSMTRAAEALYLAQSAVSTHVATLSSHAGGPLFERRDGKLVPTPLGRILYDEACEILAWVSALEHRLREAIAADSRRIAVSCTRTVCETSVARIVSLFARAHPGLPLGITSGTVKDAEMRLRTGESHVALVEGDVEMRGAQLAPFHIDRLLVAVPARHALAGRTTVTLDEVARYPFVLRDRTSGTRLLIEQRLGRRFKRLEIAFELEGNAEVVSCVEAGIGLALLSETAVSGALALGTVATIALADIDLSRTFHVAIPRDRTIPEGAACFADWLTSRYAKARQDLVSA
- a CDS encoding thioredoxin fold domain-containing protein; the protein is MSPPVYLDFRWRPSYFSMPVREAAVRAAANDTRRMSHAKFRAITCLVAFFAVVLMSGAKAAVSLPARDQLVMFEQEGCPYCAAWNRDVGNVYSKSDEGKAFPLRRVDIHHTRPADLRAVGSVRFTPTFVVMHCGREFARITGYLGNEQFWGLLDQSVRSIKESSACAS
- the soxZ gene encoding thiosulfate oxidation carrier complex protein SoxZ, with the translated sequence MPTTAKKGDIIDIKTLISHPMVSGQAKDAAGKIIPRDIINTFTCTFNGKQVFAMKLEPAISANPFISFPVKMTQDGTFDFQWVDDNGQVYKDSAKVTVT
- the soxY gene encoding thiosulfate oxidation carrier protein SoxY, which encodes MTDPSLSRRGAIALASRGCVIALAACLFPTEAWASPSEAKALLATLGPGALQPGKVTIGAPEIAENGNTVPIMIDVDSPMTDASYVKTIMMVADGNPLPGVARFELSPANGRAHVEFRIRLAQTQNITAVALMSDGTMWTATKNVKVTIGGCGG
- the soxA gene encoding sulfur oxidation c-type cytochrome SoxA; its protein translation is MSLRPGVLPAAAATAFALTMVFGIALLVRSQTQGDLGKYTVGNKKSGYVYATPQTRAMQDDDFQNPGFLWIDKGKALWNSVDGGAGKSCASCHNAAEISMKGVGASYPKYDAKAGHVIDIEQRIGMERERMGAAPWAWESEQLLAMTAYLKLQSRGMPVDVSSDGPAHGAWQQGKTFYETRRGQLDMACAQCHVQNNNRKLRTETLSQGQTNGFPTYRLSWQTLGSVQRRFRECNEQIRAEPLPYGSPQYVALELYLASTGNGLPVEAPSVRK
- the soxX gene encoding sulfur oxidation c-type cytochrome SoxX, with the translated sequence MRFVNGIARSWKVVVPAVGLSLTPIWGAVAQPAPDTTPAPIVSYRVVADGVPESLTGRPGDPVEGRKVVEDRKLGNCLSCHAFPFAAEDPGNIGPDLQGVGARLSPAELRLRVVNMKVLDPQTIMPAYYRVAGLRDVGKAFGGKPILTAQQVEDVVAFLASTKSTGAKR